Genomic window (Jeotgalibacillus haloalkalitolerans):
CCAGGGATCGGCTGACCTGAAGCCAGTGCTTCTGTTAGAACTGCGCTGAGCAGTTCGCCGCTGTCGAATACAACGTCATCTGCACTGAACATTGTGTAGCCGTCTCCACCCGCTGCTGTGAAGTCATTTGTTGCGACTGTGTATACTTTTTCAGTATCAAGTGGCTCGCCGCCTACCAGCACTTCTGTTACACGGCTTCCTGCAGGAGCAGAAGCATCATACTTGAATGAGAAGCCTGAGATATGAAGGAAGCCTCCATTTTGCTCAGGTGCCATACGTACTGAATGCTCAAGTGCTGCAAGCAGCTGTTCGCCTGTTACATTCATTTGTACAAGTGTGTTGATGAATGGCAGGACTTCTTCAACTTCGCCGCGTGTTACTTCACCTGCATCGATTGAAGCTCTGATACCACCGCCGTTTGTAATGGCAATGTCAGTACCAAGTGTTGATCTCATTGCATCTGTAATCAGGTTACCAAGGTTTGTTTCCTGTGTTCTTACATTTTCTCTTGCGCCGTCAAGTGCAACTGGCGTTGAACCGACCACTTCATTTAAAAGCTCATCCAGGATATCCTGGTAAGGTGCAAAAATGTCTGCAATCTGCGGATCTTCTACTTTGTCCGCGCTGTCACGGTAAAGGAATCCATTTACCCCGATCAGCTCATCTCCTGAGAATAGAAGATTTGTATGGCCGGCAGCTTTTGTATACTCATATGCCTGAGTAACATAAGCATGCTCATACTTAACAGGTGTTTCGATTGTGTCGTGGCTGTGACCGCCGATGATCAGGTCAACGCCTTCAACTTCGTTAGCGATGTTGATATCAGTGTCCAGACCTGAATGAGAGAGAAGGATGATGTGATCTACTTCATCTTCAATTTCATCTACAATATCCTGTGTACGGGATACTTCATCCTGGAATTCAATGCCTTCGATATTCTTAGGGCTTGTCTTTTCAGCAGTATCAGTCGCAGTTACACCAACTACGCCAAATGTCTGGCCGCCGCGCTCGATCACTGTATAGTCATCAAGGAAATT
Coding sequences:
- a CDS encoding 5'-nucleotidase C-terminal domain-containing protein; this translates as MQTQKNKILITALAAGLTFSTYAGTADAKKSVKAPVTTETFIVELVGELGIDLQGSTDLFQGVSGDAAAYFEAAVRTGILTEEDVAEVNAGNKISREQAYTYLVRSLNLKDTYSDDSFKNFKDYRSISDEAEPYVAAAAELGLIDKSDKTFKPNKPLTSEDIDEMFDLMDENITVMPIVHTNDMHGRITFDEDEGHMGLAKVSTLVNEVRAENPDAMLFDLGDTLHGTALVNNFDGVPALEALTEMSYDAMVPGNHDFNFGHEYLEEVAGNAAFPIVSANILEDGENFLDDYTVIERGGQTFGVVGVTATDTAEKTSPKNIEGIEFQDEVSRTQDIVDEIEDEVDHIILLSHSGLDTDINIANEVEGVDLIIGGHSHDTIETPVKYEHAYVTQAYEYTKAAGHTNLLFSGDELIGVNGFLYRDSADKVEDPQIADIFAPYQDILDELLNEVVGSTPVALDGARENVRTQETNLGNLITDAMRSTLGTDIAITNGGGIRASIDAGEVTRGEVEEVLPFINTLVQMNVTGEQLLAALEHSVRMAPEQNGGFLHISGFSFKYDASAPAGSRVTEVLVGGEPLDTEKVYTVATNDFTAAGGDGYTMFSADDVVFDSGELLSAVLTEALASGQPIPGVEGRIVSE